The Flammeovirgaceae bacterium genome contains a region encoding:
- a CDS encoding PIG-L family deacetylase: MRFLRIIVLAILPVLVYSQSRQPDASQIKLKLKKLNFLGSVLYVAAHPDDENTRVIAYLANERLATTAYLSMTRGDGGQNLIGPEIRDELGVIRTQELLAARRIDGGQQFFTRANDFGFSKNVNETLAIWGKEEILSDVVRVFRQFQPDVVLNRFPPNERAGHGHHTASAVLSLEAFDLAGSSAAFPDQLKSLPVWQPKRIYMNTGRFFNNTINENTPGVTVLNVGGYNALLGQSYAEMAATSRSQHKSQGFGSPGRRGDANEFFELAKGEPATKDIFEGINTTWTRVKGGEKIIPLIDKAVKDFNPEQPYLIVNQLLQIRKAIGNLEHGIWKTRKLDEVNQLIQDCLGLFAEVTTNQYWIAPGESLVASFEIINRSAAEVKLATARGNGLTYDTLVNTVLKNNSPLLFKTRRSITTAEYSDPYWLREPHSQGLFTVPDPNMIGKPENDRPLFVTLDFTVNGEPLTIRAPLVYKWTDPVKGELYRPVEVVPPVFVTVQNGAWIFSTPAPLEIGVGIKSARDGTQTGLLKIKLPDGWRAEPQSVPFQLTKRNEEQTKSFKVYPPESESKGKLNAVAEINGKEYNLFVRTINYDHIPIQTLLPKAEVPVVRIDLKKEGRVIGYIRGAGDDVPSALRNMGYEVWEMKNEEVTAENLKRVDAVVLGVRAINTNERIRFMMETLLKYVEQGGTMVVQYNTSTDLETDKYSPYPLTISRDRVTEEDAVVRILKPDHPVLNYPNKITQRDFDGWVQERGLYFPNKWDERYEAVLSMNDKGEEPKNGSLLVAKFGNGYYVYTGLSFFRELPEGVPGAYKFFANLVSLGKKTEVTSPTPPVKPKGKSRSK, translated from the coding sequence ATGAGATTTCTTCGGATTATTGTATTGGCTATACTACCGGTACTTGTTTATTCACAATCGCGCCAGCCCGATGCCAGCCAGATAAAACTAAAGCTTAAAAAACTCAACTTTCTGGGGTCGGTGTTGTATGTGGCAGCCCATCCTGATGATGAGAATACCCGGGTAATTGCGTACCTGGCTAACGAGCGCCTGGCCACAACGGCTTATCTTTCTATGACCCGCGGTGATGGTGGTCAAAACCTCATCGGTCCGGAGATTCGCGATGAACTGGGTGTTATTCGCACCCAGGAACTGCTCGCAGCAAGACGAATTGACGGTGGGCAGCAATTTTTTACCCGGGCCAATGATTTCGGATTTTCAAAAAACGTTAACGAAACCCTGGCCATCTGGGGTAAGGAAGAAATACTCTCCGATGTGGTGCGTGTATTCAGGCAATTTCAGCCTGATGTAGTGCTTAATCGCTTCCCGCCAAACGAACGTGCCGGCCATGGTCATCATACTGCTTCGGCCGTGCTTTCGCTTGAAGCATTTGATTTAGCAGGCTCATCCGCAGCTTTTCCTGATCAATTAAAAAGCTTACCGGTGTGGCAACCCAAACGGATTTACATGAACACCGGCCGTTTTTTTAATAACACCATAAATGAAAACACTCCGGGTGTAACGGTATTGAATGTTGGCGGTTACAATGCACTGTTGGGCCAATCGTATGCTGAAATGGCCGCTACCAGCCGCAGCCAGCATAAGAGCCAGGGCTTTGGCTCGCCCGGCCGCAGGGGCGATGCCAACGAATTTTTTGAACTGGCTAAAGGCGAGCCCGCCACGAAGGACATCTTTGAAGGGATCAATACAACCTGGACACGGGTAAAAGGCGGAGAGAAAATTATTCCGCTTATTGATAAGGCTGTTAAGGACTTTAACCCTGAACAGCCTTATCTTATCGTTAACCAGTTGCTTCAAATCCGCAAAGCCATCGGGAACCTGGAGCACGGCATCTGGAAGACCCGAAAACTTGACGAAGTGAATCAGCTGATTCAGGATTGTCTCGGCCTGTTTGCCGAAGTTACGACCAACCAGTACTGGATTGCCCCCGGTGAATCGCTGGTTGCTTCATTCGAGATAATCAACCGGTCAGCGGCCGAGGTGAAACTGGCTACGGCCCGCGGTAACGGACTGACATACGATACGCTGGTTAATACCGTGTTAAAAAACAACTCACCCTTATTATTCAAAACCAGGCGAAGTATTACAACGGCCGAATACTCTGATCCATATTGGCTTCGTGAGCCTCATTCACAGGGGCTGTTCACAGTTCCCGATCCGAATATGATAGGCAAACCGGAAAATGACCGACCTCTTTTTGTTACCCTCGACTTTACCGTAAACGGTGAGCCGCTTACCATCCGGGCTCCGCTGGTGTACAAATGGACAGACCCGGTTAAAGGGGAGTTGTACAGACCGGTTGAGGTGGTGCCTCCGGTGTTTGTAACCGTTCAGAATGGGGCCTGGATCTTTAGCACACCGGCACCGTTGGAAATAGGCGTAGGTATAAAATCAGCACGTGACGGTACTCAAACCGGCCTGTTAAAAATTAAACTACCCGATGGGTGGCGGGCTGAACCACAGTCGGTACCCTTTCAATTAACCAAGAGAAATGAAGAGCAAACCAAATCGTTTAAAGTGTATCCTCCGGAGAGCGAATCAAAAGGTAAACTGAATGCGGTGGCCGAAATTAACGGCAAGGAATACAATCTTTTTGTTCGAACGATAAATTATGATCACATACCCATTCAAACCCTTTTGCCGAAAGCCGAAGTGCCGGTGGTGCGGATTGATTTAAAGAAAGAGGGCCGCGTTATCGGGTACATCCGCGGAGCCGGTGATGATGTTCCTTCCGCTTTGCGAAACATGGGTTACGAAGTGTGGGAAATGAAAAATGAAGAAGTGACAGCCGAAAACCTGAAGCGTGTAGATGCGGTTGTTCTTGGTGTACGGGCTATCAACACAAACGAACGAATCCGGTTTATGATGGAAACGCTGCTTAAGTACGTAGAGCAAGGTGGCACAATGGTGGTTCAATATAATACCAGTACCGATTTGGAAACGGATAAGTATTCTCCGTACCCGCTTACCATTTCGCGCGATCGGGTAACCGAAGAAGATGCAGTAGTACGCATCCTGAAGCCTGACCATCCGGTGCTCAATTACCCGAATAAGATTACACAACGTGATTTTGACGGCTGGGTGCAGGAACGGGGATTATATTTTCCCAACAAATGGGATGAACGTTATGAGGCTGTGCTCTCCATGAACGATAAAGGCGAAGAACCTAAGAACGGTAGCCTACTGGTAGCAAAGTTTGGAAATGGGTATTATGTGTACACCGGTCTTTCCTTCTTCAGGGAATTGCCTGAAGGTGTACCGGGAGCCTATAAATTTTTCGCCAACCTTGTTTCGCTCGGTAAAAAAACCGAGGTTACTTCACCAACACCTCCGGTAAAGCCGAAGGGAAAATCCAGGTCAAAGTAA
- a CDS encoding sodium:solute symporter produces MNFIDWLVLFGTIGLIVAYGSWKTRGSKSMETYLRGDGKLKWWMIGISIMATQASAITFLSTPGQAIEDGMRFLQFYLGLPIAMIIISVTFVPIYYKLNVLTAYEYLESRFDLKTRWLTALLFLILRGLSAGITIFAPSLVLSTVLNWRIEYATLLIGIMVIIYSVTGGSKAVSLTQRMQLSVVMGGMLLAGIIAYSLLPDTISFADSMAVAGELGKFNMINVLPADVDKILPEGVASVSELTFFQKVDLVLKDRFNIWSGLLASVFLFLSYFGTDQSQVGRYLGGRNLAESRLGLLFNGLLKIPMQFVILFIGVLVFVFYLFNQPPVFHNQVLMNRALETSGREELLSLESEYNRVYRQKQGAVNSLVHFIQTGNEDSIKIYKQNVLLLQEKEKAVREAVKTTIKQVIPSAKTQDRDYIFLNFVLNNLPHGIVGLLLAVMFLAAMSSMAGELSALSSTTSVDIYRRLLVKNASPQHYLNASRGFTLLWAVLAMVFAMLAGFSENLIQFVNIIGSLFYGTILGVFITAFYLKRVQGTAVFWAAVIAELVVLYCYFFTDLAFLLYNIIGCVAVLFVAVLLQFLVGKPARG; encoded by the coding sequence ATGAATTTCATTGACTGGCTCGTGCTCTTCGGTACCATTGGGTTAATTGTTGCCTACGGTTCATGGAAAACACGCGGTAGTAAGTCCATGGAAACGTACCTGCGTGGTGACGGAAAACTTAAATGGTGGATGATTGGAATCTCCATTATGGCCACACAAGCCAGTGCCATAACTTTTCTTTCAACACCGGGACAAGCCATTGAAGACGGCATGCGCTTTCTGCAGTTTTACCTGGGTTTGCCAATCGCCATGATAATTATTTCGGTAACGTTTGTCCCCATCTATTACAAACTTAACGTACTCACTGCCTACGAATACCTTGAATCGCGCTTCGATTTAAAAACACGGTGGCTAACGGCATTGCTGTTCCTTATCCTTCGTGGCCTTTCGGCAGGCATTACCATTTTTGCGCCTTCGCTGGTGCTGTCAACGGTATTGAACTGGCGTATTGAATATGCAACGTTGCTGATTGGCATCATGGTAATTATTTACAGTGTAACCGGTGGTTCAAAAGCGGTGAGCCTTACCCAGCGCATGCAATTATCGGTAGTGATGGGTGGTATGCTGTTAGCCGGAATCATTGCCTACTCCTTGTTGCCTGATACGATCAGTTTTGCCGACAGCATGGCTGTTGCCGGAGAGCTTGGAAAGTTTAACATGATAAATGTACTGCCAGCTGATGTGGATAAGATACTTCCGGAAGGTGTGGCCTCAGTTAGTGAATTAACGTTTTTTCAAAAGGTTGATTTGGTACTGAAAGATCGCTTTAACATCTGGTCGGGCTTGCTGGCAAGCGTGTTTTTGTTTCTATCATATTTCGGAACGGATCAATCGCAGGTGGGCCGTTACCTTGGCGGGAGAAATTTAGCCGAGAGCCGGTTAGGATTACTGTTTAACGGGCTGCTCAAAATACCCATGCAGTTTGTTATCCTTTTTATTGGCGTATTGGTGTTTGTTTTTTACCTGTTTAACCAGCCCCCCGTATTTCATAACCAGGTATTGATGAACCGCGCCCTTGAAACCAGTGGTCGGGAGGAGTTGCTTAGTCTGGAATCTGAATACAACAGGGTTTACCGGCAAAAGCAAGGGGCCGTAAATTCACTGGTCCACTTCATTCAAACAGGAAACGAAGACTCCATCAAAATTTATAAACAGAACGTATTGCTGCTGCAGGAAAAGGAGAAGGCCGTTCGTGAAGCAGTAAAGACCACCATAAAGCAGGTCATTCCTTCTGCAAAAACCCAGGATCGGGACTACATTTTTTTGAATTTTGTGCTGAATAATCTGCCGCATGGCATAGTGGGCCTGTTGCTTGCCGTAATGTTTCTGGCGGCCATGTCATCCATGGCGGGTGAACTCAGCGCATTGTCATCTACCACCTCGGTTGATATTTACAGGCGGCTGCTGGTAAAAAATGCTTCACCTCAACATTACCTTAATGCTTCACGTGGTTTTACATTACTGTGGGCGGTATTAGCGATGGTATTTGCCATGCTGGCCGGTTTTTCCGAAAACCTCATTCAGTTCGTTAACATTATTGGTTCGTTGTTTTACGGTACCATCCTTGGCGTTTTCATTACAGCATTTTACCTGAAGCGGGTGCAGGGTACGGCTGTATTCTGGGCTGCTGTTATTGCCGAGTTGGTGGTGCTCTACTGTTACTTTTTTACCGATTTGGCTTTTTTACTTTACAACATTATCGGCTGCGTTGCAGTGCTTTTTGTTGCTGTGTTATTACAATTCCTTGTGGGTAAACCTGCTAGAGGGTAG